One window of Solwaraspora sp. WMMA2056 genomic DNA carries:
- the rplC gene encoding 50S ribosomal protein L3, whose amino-acid sequence MDRQVKGILGAKLGMTQVWDNNRVVPVTVVQAGPCVVTQVRTADKDGYAAVQLAFGAIDPRKVNKPESGHFAKSGVAPRRHIVELRTTDASEYELGQEVTVETFEPGARIDVTGRTKGKGFAGVMKRHGFHGLRASHGVERKHRSPGSIGACATPGRVFKGVRMAGRMGSVRYTVQNLTVQAVDPENNLLLVKGAIPGPAGALILVRSAAKAQAKKGGVAK is encoded by the coding sequence ATGGACAGGCAAGTGAAGGGCATCCTGGGCGCCAAGCTCGGCATGACCCAGGTCTGGGACAACAACCGGGTCGTCCCGGTGACGGTGGTGCAGGCCGGCCCGTGTGTGGTGACCCAGGTGCGTACCGCCGACAAGGACGGCTACGCCGCGGTCCAGCTCGCGTTCGGCGCGATCGACCCGCGCAAGGTGAACAAGCCGGAATCCGGCCACTTCGCCAAGTCCGGCGTGGCACCGCGGCGGCACATCGTCGAGCTGCGCACCACTGACGCCAGCGAGTACGAGCTGGGTCAGGAGGTCACCGTCGAGACGTTCGAGCCGGGTGCTCGCATCGACGTGACCGGCCGGACCAAGGGCAAGGGCTTCGCCGGCGTCATGAAGCGGCACGGCTTCCACGGCCTGCGGGCCAGCCACGGTGTCGAGCGCAAGCACCGCTCGCCCGGCTCGATCGGCGCCTGCGCGACCCCCGGTCGCGTCTTCAAGGGCGTCCGGATGGCCGGCCGCATGGGCAGCGTGCGCTACACCGTGCAGAACCTCACCGTGCAGGCGGTCGACCCGGAGAACAACCTGCTGCTGGTCAAGGGAGCGATCCCGGGCCCGGCCGGCGCGTTGATCCTGGTCCGCAGCGCGGCGAAGGCACAGGCGAAGAAGGGCGGTGTCGCCAAATGA
- the rplB gene encoding 50S ribosomal protein L2 produces the protein MPIRKYKPTTPGRRGSSVADFAEITRSTPEKSLLVPLPKKGGRNAHGRITARHHGGGHKRQYRLIDFKRVDKDGVPAKVAHIEYDPNRTARIALLHYADGEKRYIIAPKDLKQGDAVESGPGADIKPGNNLPLRNIPVGSTIHAVELRPGGGAKLARSAGVGIQLLGREGAYATLRMPSGEIRRVDVRCRATVGEIGNADQSNINWGKAGRMRWKGKRPTVRGVAMNPVDHPHGGGEGKTSGGRHPVNPQGKPEGRTRRKGQPSDRLIVRRRYATRKRG, from the coding sequence ATGCCAATCCGTAAGTACAAGCCGACGACGCCGGGCCGCCGTGGTTCGTCCGTCGCCGACTTCGCTGAGATCACCCGGTCCACGCCGGAGAAGTCCCTGCTGGTGCCGCTGCCGAAGAAGGGCGGGCGCAACGCGCACGGCCGGATCACCGCGCGGCACCACGGTGGTGGCCACAAGCGCCAGTACCGGCTGATCGACTTCAAGCGGGTGGACAAGGACGGCGTACCGGCCAAGGTCGCGCACATCGAGTACGACCCGAACCGGACCGCCCGGATCGCGCTGCTGCACTACGCCGACGGCGAGAAGCGCTACATCATCGCGCCGAAGGACCTCAAGCAGGGCGACGCCGTCGAGTCCGGCCCCGGTGCCGACATCAAGCCCGGCAACAACCTGCCGCTGCGCAACATCCCGGTCGGTTCCACGATCCACGCGGTGGAGCTGCGGCCGGGTGGCGGCGCCAAGCTGGCCCGCTCGGCCGGCGTCGGCATCCAGCTGCTCGGCCGGGAAGGTGCGTACGCCACGCTGCGGATGCCCTCCGGTGAGATCCGTCGGGTCGACGTGCGCTGCCGGGCCACCGTCGGTGAGATCGGCAACGCCGACCAGTCAAACATCAACTGGGGCAAGGCCGGCCGCATGCGGTGGAAGGGCAAGCGCCCGACCGTCCGTGGCGTCGCGATGAACCCGGTCGACCACCCGCACGGTGGTGGTGAAGGCAAGACCTCCGGTGGTCGCCACCCGGTGAACCCGCAGGGTAAGCCGGAGGGCCGGACCCGCCGTAAGGGCCAGCCGAGTGACCGGCTGATCGTCCGCCGCCGCTACGCGACCCGCAAGCGCGGCTAG
- the rplD gene encoding 50S ribosomal protein L4 — protein sequence MTTVDVINAEGTKSGTVDLPGEVFDVQANIALMHQVVVAQLAAARQGTHKTKTRGEVAGGGKKPYKQKGTGRARQGSIRAPQFAGGGVVHGPVPRDYSQRTPKKMKAAALRGALSDRARAGQVHVVEAFVSGETPSTKAALATLRKVSSAKRVLVVLSATDELNWLSLRNLRNSSTLVHLIEVGQLNTYDVLVADDVVFTKEALDQFLGTPAQTEEGDK from the coding sequence ATGACCACCGTTGACGTGATCAACGCCGAGGGCACCAAGAGCGGCACCGTCGACCTGCCCGGCGAGGTCTTCGACGTACAGGCCAACATCGCCCTGATGCACCAGGTCGTGGTCGCCCAGCTCGCCGCCGCGCGGCAGGGCACGCACAAGACCAAGACCCGGGGCGAGGTCGCCGGCGGCGGCAAGAAGCCGTACAAGCAGAAGGGCACCGGCCGGGCCCGGCAGGGCTCGATCCGGGCCCCGCAGTTCGCCGGCGGTGGCGTGGTGCACGGCCCGGTGCCGCGCGACTACAGCCAGCGCACCCCGAAGAAGATGAAGGCGGCCGCGCTGCGTGGCGCCCTCTCCGACCGGGCGCGCGCCGGCCAGGTGCACGTCGTCGAGGCGTTCGTCAGCGGCGAGACCCCGTCGACCAAGGCGGCGCTCGCCACCCTGCGCAAGGTCAGCTCCGCCAAGCGGGTGCTGGTCGTGCTCAGTGCGACCGACGAGCTGAACTGGTTGTCGCTGCGCAACCTGCGTAACAGCTCGACGCTCGTGCACCTCATCGAGGTGGGCCAGCTCAACACCTACGACGTGCTGGTCGCCGACGACGTGGTCTTCACCAAGGAGGCCCTCGACCAGTTCCTGGGCACGCCGGCGCAGACCGAGGAGGGCGACAAGTGA
- the tuf gene encoding elongation factor Tu gives MAKAKFERTKPHVNIGTIGHIDHGKTTLTAAITKVLHDRMPDLNPYTPFDEIDKAPEEKARGITISIAHVEYQTEARHYAHVDCPGHADYIKNMITGAAQMDGAILVVAATDGPMPQTREHVLLARQVGVPYIVVALNKSDMVDDEELLELVELEVRELLSAQEYPGDDLPVVRVSALKALEGDPEWSDKLMDLMNAVDTAIPQPERETEKPFLMPIEDVFTITGRGTVVTGRAERGILKPNEEVEIVGIREKSMKTTCTGIEMFRKLLDEARAGENVGLLLRGIKREDVERGMVVIKPGTTTPHTEFEATVYILSKEEGGRHTPFFQNYRPQFYFRTTDVTGVVTLPEGTEMVMPGDNTSMTVKLIQPIAMEENLKFAIREGGRTVGAGRVTKIIK, from the coding sequence GTGGCGAAGGCGAAGTTCGAGCGGACTAAGCCGCACGTCAACATCGGCACCATTGGTCACATCGACCACGGTAAGACGACGCTGACGGCGGCCATCACCAAGGTCCTGCACGACAGGATGCCGGACCTCAACCCGTACACGCCGTTCGACGAGATCGACAAGGCGCCGGAGGAGAAGGCCCGCGGCATCACGATCTCGATCGCACACGTCGAGTACCAGACCGAGGCGCGGCACTACGCACACGTCGACTGCCCCGGTCACGCCGACTACATCAAGAACATGATCACCGGTGCCGCGCAGATGGACGGCGCGATCCTGGTGGTCGCGGCGACCGACGGCCCGATGCCGCAGACCCGCGAGCACGTGCTGCTGGCCCGCCAGGTCGGCGTCCCGTACATCGTCGTGGCGCTCAACAAGAGCGACATGGTCGACGACGAGGAGCTGCTCGAGCTGGTCGAGCTCGAGGTCCGCGAGCTGCTGTCGGCGCAGGAGTACCCGGGTGACGACCTGCCGGTCGTGCGGGTCTCCGCGCTCAAGGCGCTCGAGGGCGACCCGGAGTGGTCCGACAAGCTCATGGACCTGATGAACGCGGTCGACACCGCGATTCCGCAGCCGGAGCGGGAGACCGAGAAGCCGTTCCTCATGCCGATCGAGGACGTCTTCACGATCACCGGTCGGGGCACCGTGGTGACCGGCCGCGCCGAGCGGGGCATCCTCAAGCCGAACGAGGAGGTGGAGATCGTCGGCATCCGCGAGAAGTCGATGAAGACCACCTGCACCGGCATCGAGATGTTCCGCAAGCTGCTGGACGAGGCACGGGCCGGTGAGAACGTCGGTCTGCTGCTGCGTGGCATCAAGCGCGAGGACGTCGAGCGCGGCATGGTGGTCATCAAGCCGGGTACCACCACCCCGCACACCGAGTTCGAGGCGACGGTCTACATCCTCTCCAAGGAGGAAGGTGGCCGGCACACGCCGTTCTTCCAGAACTACCGGCCGCAGTTCTACTTCCGGACCACCGACGTGACCGGCGTGGTCACGTTGCCGGAGGGCACCGAGATGGTCATGCCGGGTGACAACACCTCCATGACGGTCAAGCTGATCCAGCCGATCGCGATGGAGGAGAACCTCAAGTTCGCGATCCGTGAGGGTGGCCGGACCGTCGGCGCCGGTCGGGTCACCAAGATCATCAAGTGA
- the rplW gene encoding 50S ribosomal protein L23: MSTIADPRDIIVAPVVSEKSYAELNRNWYTFLVHPDANKTQIKIAIQQIFDVRVLTVNTLNREGKRKRTRTGFGQRKATKRAMVKLADGDRIEAFGGPVS, translated from the coding sequence GTGAGCACGATTGCCGACCCGCGCGACATCATCGTGGCGCCGGTGGTCTCGGAGAAGAGCTACGCCGAGCTGAACCGGAACTGGTACACGTTCCTGGTCCACCCGGACGCCAACAAGACCCAGATCAAGATCGCTATCCAGCAGATTTTCGACGTCCGGGTGCTGACCGTGAACACGCTCAACCGTGAGGGCAAGCGTAAGCGGACCCGTACCGGGTTCGGTCAGCGCAAGGCGACCAAGCGGGCGATGGTGAAGCTGGCTGACGGTGACCGTATCGAGGCCTTCGGCGGCCCGGTCAGCTGA
- the fusA gene encoding elongation factor G: MAAADALAKVRNIGIMAHIDAGKTTTTERILFYTGITYKIGEVHEGAAVMDWMEQEQERGITITSAATKCEWKGHTIQIIDTPGHVDFTVEVERSLRVLDGAVAVYDGVAGVEPQTENVWRQADKYKVPRMCFVNKLDRTGADFFRCVQMMVDRLNATPLVLQIPIGLEGDHIGVVDLVEMRALTWRGETQKGEDYAIEEIPADLADAAAEWREKLVETLADVDDAIMEKYLEGEELSVAEIKAAIRRATLADKGNPVLCGSAFKNKGVQPMLDAVVDYLPSPLDIPAIEGTATDGETPMLRKPSPSEPFSGLAFKIQTDRHLGKLTYVRVYSGKLESGSQVVNSTKDRKERIGKIYQMHANKREERPAAVAGDIIAVQGLKQTTTGDTLCDPANPVILESMTFPEPVIEVAIEPKTKADQEKLSTAIQRLAEEDPTFRVKNDEETGQTVIAGMGELHLDILVDRMRREFNVEANIGKPQVAYRETIRRKVEKVEYTHKKQTGGSGQYARVIISLEPLPLDNEAPTYEFANAVTGGRVPREFIPSVDAGAQDAMQYGILAGYPLVGVKLTLVDGQYHEVDSSEMAFKIAGSMALKEAARRADPALLEPMMAVEVTTPEENMGDVIGDLNSRRGIIQAMEERGGARVVRALVPLSEMFGYVGDLRSKTQGRASYSMQFDSYAEVPQSVAKEIIAKATGE, from the coding sequence GTGGCCGCCGCAGACGCGCTCGCCAAGGTTCGCAACATCGGCATCATGGCGCACATCGATGCCGGTAAGACCACGACCACTGAGCGGATCCTGTTCTACACCGGTATCACGTACAAGATCGGTGAGGTCCACGAGGGCGCTGCCGTCATGGACTGGATGGAGCAGGAGCAGGAGCGGGGGATCACCATCACCTCCGCCGCCACCAAGTGTGAGTGGAAGGGCCACACCATCCAGATCATCGACACGCCCGGCCACGTCGACTTCACGGTCGAGGTCGAGCGGTCGCTGCGCGTGCTCGACGGCGCGGTGGCGGTCTACGACGGCGTTGCCGGCGTGGAGCCGCAGACCGAGAACGTCTGGCGGCAGGCGGACAAGTACAAGGTCCCCCGGATGTGCTTCGTCAACAAGCTCGACCGGACCGGGGCCGACTTCTTCCGCTGCGTGCAGATGATGGTGGACCGGCTCAACGCCACCCCGCTGGTGCTGCAGATCCCGATCGGCCTGGAAGGCGACCACATCGGTGTCGTCGACCTGGTCGAGATGCGTGCGCTGACCTGGCGCGGGGAGACCCAGAAGGGCGAGGACTACGCGATCGAGGAGATCCCGGCCGACCTCGCCGACGCCGCCGCCGAGTGGCGCGAGAAGCTGGTGGAGACCCTCGCCGACGTCGACGACGCCATCATGGAGAAGTACCTCGAAGGTGAGGAACTCTCCGTCGCCGAGATCAAGGCCGCCATCCGGCGGGCCACCCTCGCCGACAAGGGCAACCCGGTGCTGTGCGGTTCGGCCTTCAAGAACAAGGGCGTGCAGCCGATGCTGGACGCCGTCGTCGACTACCTGCCGTCGCCGCTGGACATCCCGGCGATCGAGGGCACCGCGACCGACGGCGAGACCCCGATGCTGCGTAAGCCGTCGCCGAGCGAGCCGTTCTCCGGTCTGGCCTTCAAGATCCAGACCGACCGGCACCTCGGCAAGCTGACCTACGTACGGGTCTACTCCGGCAAGCTGGAGTCCGGGTCCCAGGTGGTGAACTCCACCAAGGACCGCAAGGAGCGGATCGGCAAGATCTACCAGATGCACGCGAACAAGCGTGAGGAGCGGCCGGCCGCGGTCGCCGGTGACATCATCGCCGTGCAGGGCCTGAAGCAGACCACCACCGGGGACACCCTGTGTGACCCGGCGAACCCGGTCATCCTGGAGTCGATGACGTTCCCGGAGCCGGTCATCGAGGTGGCGATCGAGCCCAAGACCAAGGCCGACCAGGAGAAGCTCAGCACCGCGATCCAGCGGCTGGCCGAGGAGGACCCGACCTTCCGCGTCAAGAACGACGAGGAGACCGGGCAGACGGTCATCGCCGGCATGGGCGAGCTGCACCTGGACATCCTGGTCGACCGGATGCGCCGCGAGTTCAACGTCGAGGCGAACATCGGCAAGCCGCAGGTGGCGTACCGGGAGACCATCCGCCGCAAGGTGGAGAAGGTCGAGTACACCCACAAGAAGCAGACCGGTGGGTCCGGCCAGTACGCCCGGGTGATCATCAGCCTGGAGCCGCTGCCGCTGGACAACGAGGCGCCGACGTACGAGTTCGCCAACGCGGTCACCGGTGGCCGGGTGCCGCGGGAGTTCATCCCGTCGGTCGACGCCGGTGCCCAGGACGCCATGCAGTACGGCATCCTCGCCGGCTACCCGCTGGTCGGGGTCAAGCTGACCCTGGTCGACGGGCAGTACCACGAGGTGGACTCGTCCGAGATGGCGTTCAAGATCGCCGGTTCGATGGCGCTCAAGGAGGCCGCCCGCCGGGCGGACCCGGCGCTGCTCGAGCCGATGATGGCCGTTGAAGTCACCACTCCCGAGGAGAACATGGGTGACGTCATCGGCGACCTCAACTCCCGGCGTGGCATCATCCAGGCGATGGAGGAGCGCGGCGGAGCCCGCGTCGTCCGGGCCCTGGTGCCGCTGTCGGAGATGTTCGGCTACGTCGGCGACCTGCGGTCGAAGACCCAGGGCCGGGCGAGCTACAGCATGCAGTTCGACTCCTACGCCGAAGTGCCGCAGAGCGTGGCGAAGGAGATCATCGCGAAGGCGACGGGCGAGTAA
- the rpsJ gene encoding 30S ribosomal protein S10, which yields MAGQKIRIRLKAYDHEVVDSSARKIVETVTRTGAQVAGPVPLPTEINRFCVIRSPHKYKDSREHFEMRTHKRLIDIIDPTPKTVDSLMRLDLPAGVDIEIKL from the coding sequence ATGGCGGGACAAAAGATCCGCATCCGGCTCAAGGCCTATGACCACGAGGTCGTGGACTCCTCGGCGCGGAAGATCGTCGAGACGGTGACGCGCACCGGCGCTCAGGTCGCAGGCCCGGTGCCGCTGCCCACTGAGATCAACCGTTTCTGCGTCATCCGTTCGCCGCACAAGTACAAGGACTCGCGCGAGCACTTCGAGATGCGCACACACAAGCGTCTGATCGACATCATCGACCCGACCCCGAAGACGGTCGATTCGCTGATGCGCCTCGACCTGCCGGCTGGCGTCGACATCGAGATCAAGCTGTAG
- the rpsL gene encoding 30S ribosomal protein S12, whose amino-acid sequence MPTIQQLVRKGRQAKTSKTKTPALKGSPQRRGVCTRVYTTTPKKPNSALRKVARVKLSSQIEVTAYIPGVGHNLQEHSIVLVRGGRVKDLPGVRYKIVRGSLDTQGVRNRKQARSRYGAKKEKS is encoded by the coding sequence GTGCCAACGATCCAGCAGCTGGTCCGAAAGGGCCGCCAGGCGAAGACGAGCAAGACCAAGACGCCAGCGTTGAAGGGCAGCCCTCAGCGTCGTGGCGTGTGCACCCGCGTGTACACCACCACCCCCAAGAAGCCGAACTCCGCACTGCGCAAGGTCGCCCGGGTGAAGCTCAGCAGCCAGATCGAGGTCACCGCCTACATCCCCGGCGTCGGCCACAACCTGCAGGAACACTCGATCGTGCTGGTGCGTGGCGGCCGGGTGAAGGACCTGCCGGGCGTCCGCTACAAGATCGTCCGCGGTTCGCTGGACACCCAGGGTGTCCGCAACCGCAAGCAGGCTCGCAGCCGCTACGGCGCGAAGAAGGAGAAGAGCTGA
- the rpsG gene encoding 30S ribosomal protein S7: MPRKGPAPRRPLVADPVYNSPLVTQLVNKILLRGKRQLAERIVYGALEGCREKSGTDPVVTLKRAMDNVKPTLEVRSRRVGGATYQVPVEVRPSRATTLGLRWLVQYSKARREKTMIERLMNELLDASNGLGAAVKRREDTHKMAESNKAFAHYRW; encoded by the coding sequence ATGCCGCGTAAGGGCCCAGCACCGCGTCGGCCACTGGTCGCGGACCCGGTGTACAACTCCCCGCTGGTCACCCAGCTGGTGAACAAGATCCTCCTGCGTGGCAAGCGTCAGCTCGCCGAGCGCATCGTCTACGGCGCCCTGGAGGGCTGCCGGGAGAAGTCCGGCACCGACCCGGTCGTCACGCTCAAGCGCGCCATGGACAACGTCAAGCCCACCCTGGAGGTGCGCAGCCGCCGGGTCGGTGGCGCGACCTACCAGGTGCCGGTCGAGGTCCGCCCGTCGCGGGCGACCACCCTGGGGCTGCGCTGGCTGGTCCAGTACTCGAAGGCCCGCCGGGAGAAGACCATGATCGAGCGCCTGATGAACGAGCTGCTGGACGCGAGCAACGGTCTGGGCGCCGCGGTCAAGCGTCGCGAGGACACCCACAAGATGGCGGAGTCCAACAAGGCCTTCGCGCACTACCGCTGGTAA